Within Acanthochromis polyacanthus isolate Apoly-LR-REF ecotype Palm Island chromosome 3, KAUST_Apoly_ChrSc, whole genome shotgun sequence, the genomic segment GTGTGACTCTAACCTTTCTAACACTGTTTCCTGTGTGctcctggttgtgtttgtcttttgaaGCTCCAGTCGTAGAAAACGGTGTGAATGAGGACAGCGGAGGTTCGGTGACGGCGGCTCCGAACACCAGCGGACCCTCAGACGACACGGCAACAGACAACGGGCCGGCTGACACTGCGTCTTCTGATGGAGAGCCGGTGAATCCGGCACCACGCCGACGTCACCGCCGTCGCACCCCTCGTTCTGAGCCGGGACAACAGGACAGCTCCCATGATGGCAAACCAGCTGTTGTCCGCAAACCGTCGAGAGCAAAGAGCCAACCGCCGATCAGCACCAAGGAGAAGGAGAACCGGAGACCATCGAGTCGGTTAGATTGGACCGAGAGGCAGATGGAGGTCAGCAGGACGTCCGgtgatgtgtgtctgtctcaGTTTAGACactgtgtgtattttaaaagcCTTTTAAGAGGCAAACCATGTTTTTAATACTAGTGGGAGCATTAAATGTCCTCGCCGTGCTAACCATTCTTCAGAAGGACAGCAATAATTTGTTACATTTATTCTTCTGAAGCTTTTAGGACAAGTTGCACTCCTGCTGAGGCCTTTCAgtgtttacaacttttgataGATGCTGACCTTCTGCAGACAAAACTAAATGTATGTTCTTCAAAAACTGCCAGATCAGCActatctggattttttttttaaagaaatagtcAACAAATAGAGTTAGTATCTACTTTTAAATATGTAGTAGTTTTAATTGATTTGTCTTTTAAGGAGCACATTCAGTGTAtggtagaaaaaaacaaagctctTATTCGCCTTTTATTACTGAAACAAGTCTTGCTTTTCCTTTTGTGTTAAACAGAAATTGCTAGAAACAacctttttgcctgtttttgacTATGGAGATGTGCTGAAGGCTTCTGCTAGTTGTCTTAGCCTGCTGGATAGTTTGTACCATGGAGCGCTGAGATTCATCATCAGATGTGCTCCCCTTACTCACCACTGTGTTCTATTCTAAAGTTAGCTGGACATCTTTAAGCGCCCGACATCTCattcatttgtgtttatttgtctgGGATATTATTCATTCCTATCTGTCTTGTCTTTAAACAAGGAAACATGGAAGTCACAATCTCCAGTCTGTGGATACTCTGCAGTTTGTCATCCCAAAGTACAATCTGATTTCAGTGGGACTAACCTGGTTTAATAAATAACAAATTACTGATACTAGCAACCGCTTTTCTTCTTATTATTCCTGCTAAATTAACCCCTGACCTTGTGAAGGTCTTGGATGTGTGAAGTAAAAGTCAGAGCAGTTTGAGTCCTTCAGAGCAGCTCGGCCTCGTTCACAGGACACCAGagaagtgaagccgtgtcaccaAACACTCTGCCAACATTAATAATGAAACACCGGTGTGCTTTTCGGAAACGGCTCCTCTCTCTGGTTTCTCCTCACAGAGCCACACATCAGACGCCTGCGTTCAGACCAGAAGGGAGTCCGATAAGCGCAGCTCCAACCTGGACCGCCGGCGAGCTCGATCAGCTGACCTGGAGAAGATGAATCGGTCGCAGCTGACAGTAGTGGACGACCGCTGGATGACGGAGTACATGCGCTGCTTCTCCGCCCGGCTGAGGTAGAGATGGGATCCACCCAAACCCCTGAAAACCACGCTTCCTTATTTGAGAGCAAATGTCAGGAGGTGTAGATCGTTTCTAGAGGGGGATTAACAAGACAGACTGAAACCACGTTGTCTCGTTACAGCCCATCATCCCAAAACATCGCTGTGTGGTCTCCTTATtggacagaaaaataaaggaaaggaGGGGTAGATGCAAAATGTAGCTTTTTCAGTTTAAGTGTAACTCATTATTGTGCAACACGCTGAGAGAGGAACCTCTGGAAGTCAGACAGAGACACAACTTCACCTTCCTCCTCTTAGTTTGGTGAGTTAAGTCTctttaaatactgcagtaccCATAAGCCTCAGGGACTGTCCAGCTCAACATCATTTATTAACTCCATTGTGATCCAAACCAGATCTTTTAAAGCCTGTCGCAGTATCCTTAAGCATAGAAATCtcacacaaagacagagaacatttttaataaagatcctacagccatggccataagtttggacacagcatgacttcctatgtctgttttgatgtctattacagaacataactaatatttttgacagcaccagtttaattagtcaacaaatcaacaagggatataatattatcaataaattccaacaattggaacaactttgttcccaaaacatatatgagaagaaaataacaaaaaaatgcagtactttcacaaacgaatttggtaagaataacaaaatgacaccaaactcttttgatgtttttttaaatatgaaacttaatatagttctcaggagttgtgtattatcacccaaacacttcagtattttgtggtattttctaagattcacatgcgtcatggtacttgtgtccaaacttatggccatggctgtataaaTGGGCTTTTTTTCATGAACTTGTGACCAGGATATGACGCGTCATAGTGGAGAAATCTACTTGTCAGTTCTCTCTGTAAGTTATGGCAACACAGAAAGATATTTGAGTATTGAGTGTTGTTTGTCACATCAGTTCAGCTAATACGAGCTCATCACAATGAAAGCTCAACATTTTTGATATTGACTtcatttaaatttgcaaaacgtAAACTACAGTTTTCACATAGCTCAGCCTTAATTTTCACCCCATAATAAGGAAGACAGTGGCCATTTAAAGCATGTGACGTAACTTTTCTGACCTCGGTCTTTAATATGTTTATCACAGCAATGAATGAAACGATGATGTGAGAACAGTATTTAATGTGAACGATAACTGATGCTGacgaacacacagagaaaaaaaacaaataaatctgcAGCTCTCCTCAGCTTTAAGAAGCTTTATAGTCTAATCACAGCTGTACTCTTTTGgtcacttgtgtttttctttagacataatagtatttaaaaaataacaaagcagACCAGCTAATGAACATGGTGACTGATTCTGCTGCCcccaagtggccaaaaaaaaggTTTAGGAGCGGAAACACTCCAACATGCGTTCAGCTAACATCTTCTATGCTGAAGAGGACATTTCCTTTCAGACCTGGGATGTATTCCCTTGTACACTCTGCCACCTCCTCACTTTATTTTAGATTACACAGTTATTTATGATGAATTAACGAGACAACAGGAGCAGCGTCACCTGTTTGCTCCTTTCAGAGTGAGTCGCTGCTGTTGAGGATGAAAACACTGAGTTTAAAGTTTGTGTGCTCATTTATTCATAGACTAAAGCCTGTTTAAATGTCTTTGTAATATGTTAAGTATCATTTGTATTGAACGAAGCTCTCCTTGGCAGGCTGCTAGTGCTCTTTCGGTCGATACTCTTGATGTTTTGGTGAAGTCATACAGATGCTGTGAGGAAAAAAGGGTTTCATTTCATGAAATTTCTGGAGAAACAGATCTTTATTTCAAAGGAATCAGAAAAGAAAACGCTTTTTAAGAAGTCGCTCTTCCCTTTGTTTGTTTCCCCCCGACGGCAGCGGCTCAGTCTGCAGGAACGTTTCAGTTTTTAGATGTGACGGACTTCCGTGTGTTTCTCTGGTTCTGTTGTTTGTGTGGAAACTATTTGCATTTTGagaatgaacaaacaaacagatgagATGAACTCTTTCTACGCTTTTCTTTACATGAGTTAAAAGAACAATCACTTcctgaatgtatttttatttctgtgcatGAAAGTCTCCAAACACTCTGCTGTGCTTTATCCAGCTCTTACTCTTCCTTCACACTCGTCATGTTTCTCCGTTCTCTCTCTCTAAGGCAGCTGTGTGTTTCTACGGCAACAGAAAGGACCAAACTGGAATATTTTTGATATCTGAGTATTTTGAACTAAAGACTTAAATTAGAAGAAAACTACTGCCGGATAGTTTAGCAGAAATATAGAAAGGCGCGTTTTATCAGATAACTTAGTTTTTAAGGTATTTTTAGAGGACAAATGATATCTAAGCTGTGCTCTAAGCTGTGCTGGCTTTAAATTCATCTCAGTCTTAGTACATGAATTTCAATGAGTGGACTGTTAAACAATTTCAGAGTATAGTTGGTGTTTTTTCAGGTTCTATCACATCAAGCAGCTccttgtttcttttcatttcaatGAAAAATCAATCTTTTCTGTTTACACAGTGCTAAACGCTTCACATGTTTCTCTTCATTCAGAATGAAAAGATTAAATCACAGCAGGAGCTAATTCAGCTTCTTTGGGCTGATTatgcaaacagaaacagatcaCTTCAAGCCCCTTTTAGTGGTTTAGTAAATCTTTTAACTAAAGAGGAGGTGAGATTTAGAAAGTGCAGCGCTTTAATATTGCTGATTTATGTTTATGTATATAAAGACAACAGAATTGTTTGCTTTATGAGAAATCAGGTCTCACACTCTGTTTCCTGCAGTCTTTTAGTGCTATAATAAAGACCACTAATTTCACAATGATGtcattgaataaataaataaaaaactgaaattttcaaggatgaagacagaaataactgttttatatttaattaataaGCGACAGCCTGAAGGCTGTCGTT encodes:
- the ccsapa gene encoding centriole, cilia and spindle-associated protein, translated to MVTKKVRTEYMKKFRDPKWETFSKCYEDSLKYRLTRRVMEHSHKPWFWEGWDSGSDSSGWSTPRITRNKVAPLSLPPATSSEVKQRLWEMKASPGPKPPSEDGETEVGTGEAPVVDAAPTTAPVVENGVNEDSGGSVTAAPNTSGPSDDTATDNGPADTASSDGEPVNPAPRRRHRRRTPRSEPGQQDSSHDGKPAVVRKPSRAKSQPPISTKEKENRRPSSRLDWTERQMESHTSDACVQTRRESDKRSSNLDRRRARSADLEKMNRSQLTVVDDRWMTEYMRCFSARLR